DNA from Brevibacterium sp. 'Marine':
TGCCACCGCGAACATCGATATCTGGTGGTCGCAGGGATTCTCCGAGCCCAACGCCGGTTCGGACCTCGCCTCGCTCAAGACCACGGCGGTGCGCCAGGGCGACAAGTACATCGTCAACGGTCAGAAGACCTGGACGACCCTGGGTCAGTACGGCGACTGGATCTTCAACCTCGTGCGCACCGATCCGGATGTGAAGAAGCAGGCCGGCATCTCCTTCCTGCTCATCGACATGAAGACCCCCGGCGTCACCGTCCGTCCGATCCAGCTCATCGACGGCGGCCACGAGGTCAACGAGGTCTTCTTCGACAATGTCGAGGTGCCCGTCGAGAACCTCGTCGGCGAAGAGAACAAGGGTTGGACCTACGCGAAGTTCCTCCTCGGCAACGAGCGCACCGGAATCGCCCGCATCGGCGGTTCGAAGGTCAACCTCGCCCGTGCCAAGGCCTATGCCGCGGTGACGAAGACCGCTCGCGGCACTCTGCTCGACGACCCCCTGTTCTCTGCTCGCCTGACGAAGATCGAAGCCGAACTCACCGCGCTCGAGATGACCCAGCTGCGGATCCTCTCCACTCAGGCCGCCGGGTCCGACAAGCCGGATCCGCGCTCCTCGGTGCTCAAACTCAAGGGCTCCCAGCTGCAGGAGGACATCTCCGAACTCCTCGTCGACGTGCTCGGTCCGCAGGGTCTCGACTTCGTCTCCGACCGCGTGCAGGGCCAGGGTCTGTCCGACCTGCCCAACGGCGCCGTCGACGCATTGCCCGGCTACTTCAACACCCGCAAGGTCACCATCTACGGCGGTTCGTCCGAGGTGCAGCGCGGAATCATCTCGAAGGCACTGCTCGGTCTCTGAGATACCGACGCTCACCCGATCTCCCAAGAAGGACAACAATGGATCTTGAACTCAACGACATTCAGCAAGAACTCGCCAGCACACTGAACAAGTACCTGCGCAGCGAGTACGACATCGCCAAGCGCGAAGAGATCCTTCGCAGCGACGAGGGCATCTCCCGCGAGAAGTGGCAGGCCTTCGCCGAGATGGGACTGCTCGGGCTTGCGATCCCCGAGTCCTACGGCGGCGCGGACATGACCTTCAACGAGGTGGCCGTGGTCGCTGAGGCGTTCGGCCGCTCCCTCGTCCTCGAACCGTTCCTGGCAACCGCAGTCCTCGGCGCCAACGCCGTTCTGCTCGGCGGCAGCGAGGAGCAGAAGCAGGCCATCCTGCCCGGTGTTGCCGAGGGGCAGACCTTCCTCGCTCTCGCCGCACTCGAGCCCGGACTGCGCTACGCAGTCGACGCCCCGCAGACCCAGGTCTCCGGTGCAGACGGCAGCTTCACCCTCACCGGTGAGAAGACCAACGTGCTCGGCGGAGACGTCGCCGACCACTTCGTCGTCACCGCCACGCAGAACGGCGAACTCGGCCTCTACCTCGTCGCCGCTGATGCCGAGGGCCTGACCCGTGTGGCTCAGCGTCAGGCCGATGGCCTGGGCAGTGCGAACCTCAAGCTCGACGGTGCCGCCGCCCAGCGCCTCGACGCCGCCGACGCCAACGCCGTGCTCTCCGAGGTCCTCGACCTGGGCAACGCCGCGATCATGGCCGAGGCAGTCGGCGCACTCGAAGCCTCGCTGACGATGACCGCCGAGTATCTGAAGACCCGTGAGCAGTTCGGTGCTCCGATCGGTGCGAACCAGGCTCTGCAGCACCGCGCCGCAGACCTCTACGCCGAGCTCGAGTACGCACGCAGCATGGCCCTGTATTCGCGCCTGGCCGTCACTTCGGAGGTCCCCGGTGCCGAGAAGGACCGTCACCGCGACGTCATTGCCGCGAAGATCATCGTCGACCGGGCCGCTCGGAACATCAGCCAGGAGTCGATCCAGATGCACGGCGGCATCGGCATGACCATGGAATACCCCATCGGCCACTACGCCAAGCGCCTGACGGTCATGACCCGCACCTTCGACGACTCGGATTCGCTGACTGCAGAGCTCGCCGAACTCGGCGGACTCATCGAACCCAAGGCCGCCGACCTCAACTGAGGCAGCGGCACTTCAGCGCCGCACGTTCGACCCCGAGCGTGCGGCGCTGCGTCGTCGAGGCCCGCCGGCACCCACCGAGGCGGCCGGGTCCCGGCAGCACAGAAGCGCCGAGGCGGCACGACCAACGTCGTGCCGCCTCGGCGCTTCTTCGTCTCTGCGTCCCAGCCGGTTTCCGACAGACCATGCGGAGGACTCCGCTGCCGGCAGCGGTCTCAGTTCACGGGCTGGTCGTAGACGTGGCGGCGGATCCAGGAGTGCATGGTGATCGCGGCGGCGGCTGCGGCATTCATCGACCGCGTCGAACCGTACTGCGCGATCGAGAGCACGTCGCGACTGGCCTGATGCGCTTCCTCGCTCAGTCCCGGCCCTTCCTGACCGAACAGCAGCAGGCAGCGCCTGGGCAGATCATAGGTCTCCAGCGGCACGGAGTCCGGGAAGTTGTCGATGCCCAGCAGCGGCACGTTGTTCTCGGCGCACCAGCTGAGCAGGTCGTCCACGCTCGGATGGTGGATGACGTGCTGGTATTTGTCGGTGACCATCGCCCCGCGCCGGTTCCAACGGCGTCTGCCGACGATGTGCACGGCTGCGGCGTTGAAGGCGTTGGCGGTGCGCACGACCGAACCGATGTTGAGATCGTGCTGCCAGTTCTCGACGCCGACGTGGAAGTCGTGCCGCGAGGCGTCGAGGTCGGCGACGATCGCGTCGTGCTTCCAATACCGATACTGATCGACGACATTGCGCCGATCGCCTTCAGCCAGCAGCTCCGGATCGAAATGCTCTTCCACAGGCCAGGGGCCGGTCCACGGACCGACCCCCACCTGCGGTTCAGCGCGGTCGGTCACTTGCCGTCGCGGGAATCATCCGCCGACTTCGCGTCCTCGTCGTCCGCTGACTCTGCGGTCGAGCCCGAATTCTTCACATCGTCGTCCGAATGGTCCGAATCCTCCGCGGCGGCGGAGTCATCCGATTCGTCTGCGGTCGAATCCGACGTCTTCGCACTCTTCGCCGAGGCGGCGGCACCGACTTTCTGCGCGCGCTTGCTCATCTTCACGGTCTTGCCGCCGCGTCCGCCTCCGGACAGCACCGAGCGCACGTACGCACCCGAGGCCAGGGCATGGAGGATGACGGCGAGGACCAGAGCGATGCCGGCGGCGACGAGGCCCTCCCACCACTCGGCCTGACCGGCGAAGGAACGACCGGCGATGCCCAGCGGCGAGGTGAACGGCGTCCACGACAGCACCTTCGCAACAGTCCCGGTGGGTCCGATGATGACCGGGGCGAAGAAACCGGCCACGGTGATGACGCCGATGATCGTGACGAAGGTGGCGCGCGCCTTGTTTCCGACGACGGTCGATGCCCAGACGAGCAGCGCGAACACCGACCAGGCGGTGAGCAGCAGGGTCAGTGCGAACCAGCCGAGGCCCGGCAGCATGGCGAATGCCAGGGACGTCTTGCCCGACAGCGAGAGCCCGAGCTCGGTGACGACGGCGGCGGCCACGAGGTGGACAATGATCAGGGTCAGCATGCCCGTGATCCGGCCCGAGGCGGAGGCGCGCGGCGGAATCGTGGCCGCGATGATCTCGGTGATCCGGTTGCGCTTCTCCAGACGCAGGTTCTGGTACAGCGCAGTGCCCAGAGTGGCGACGACGAGAAGCGACAGTGCGACCATTCCCCACAGCAGCGGCGTGGCCACATCGCTCTCGACGGCCGGCGTCTCGAGCAGCGTCGCTTCGGTCTTCGGCGCGAGCTTCTCGAGCAGTGCGTCGGGCTGTTTGTCCAGCGCGATGATCGTCGGCTGTCCCTGACCGCTCGGGTCCTGGATGAATGCGGCGTCGACCTTGCCCTCACGCACGAGCTTCTCGGCGGCGGGGGCGTCCTCGGCGTCGGTGATCTTCACACCCAGCTGCTGTTCGTACATCTGAGCCTGCTCGCCGACTCCGACCATCGCCATGGTCGGGGTGCCCGAGTCCTTCTGCACATCGGCGACGATTCCGGAGATGATCGCGGCCAGCACGCCGAGGATGATCACAGCGGCGGTGACCAGGAAGTACGGGCTGCGCATGGCGGTGGTGGACTCACGGTTCGACACGAGCCACGCGGCCTGGCGGTTGCCGACGTCGACGAATTCCGAGACCAGTCCGGTCTCCGGCAGTTCGTCCGAGTCGGGGGTGTCCTCGGCGAGCTCGAAGGGAACGTCATCGAGGCCGGCAGTCGCGCCGGATTCGTCGGCGTCCTGCGCGTCGGTGGCTTTCTTCGTCGAGGCGGCCGATCCCTGGGTTGCACCAGTGACGGTCGCCTCGTCGTCCGAGTCGACCTCCTCGGCGGTGGTCTCGTCGTCGATCACATCGTCGTCGACGGGCAGACCGAGGTCGTCGATGCCTTCGCCGGCCGTGCCCTTGGACACGAGCGGTTCCGGGGACTCGTCATTCGCATCCTTGTCCTTGCGCGCCATTACAGAGCCTCCTTGTACTGCTCGGCCAGTGTCGGGCGGACACTTTCGAAGTTCTTCACATTCTTCAGCTCGGCCACGGCAGCGGCGGCTGTCCTCGCGTCATTCGCGCGGAAGCTCACGGCCTCACGTCCGGCGGTCGTCACGTCGCTGATTCCCGTCCGGGATGTCAGCGCCGAGGCGGCCGCCTCGGTGTCGGTCGTCTCGACTCGGTAGTGCGGGTCGCCGAGCAGCTTGTCGACGCTGCCCGAGGCGGTCACCTTGCCCTGGTTCAGAATGATGACGTCATCGGCGAAGGTCTGCGCGGCCTCCCAGTCATCGGTGGCCAGGATGACGGGCACTCCCGAGGATGCGTGGGCCCGCAGCAGGGACGTGACCAGGCGCAGCGAGGCGGCGTCGAGGCCGGCGAAGGCATCATCGATGACGACGACGTCGGGGTCGGCGGCCAGGGTTGCGGCGATGTCGACGCGGGCGATCTCGGCACCGGAGAGGTTCTTCAGCGGAGCGTAGCCGCGGTCGGCGAGCTCGAGGTGGCCGAGCAGGGTCAGCGCGTTCCGTTCGGCCGCGCCCAGGGTGATCCCGTGCAGGCGGGCGAGGTAGACGATCTGGTCGAGCACGCGCATGTTCGGGTATCCGCCGCGTTCGGCGGGCAGATAACCGAAGTTCTGTCGGTCCCCGAAGTCGAGTTCGAAGTCCTCGAGTTCGATGGCGCCCTCATCGGCGGCGATGAGGCCCATGATGATGCGCACCAGTTCGGTGCGGCCCGCCGATCGGGTTCCCACGATTGCGGTGATCCGGCCCGCCTCGGCGGTGAAACTCACCTCGTCCAGATATGTCCGCTTCCCTTTGCGCAGGGAAACCTCTTTCAGTGTGAGCACGCGTCATCCTTTGCATCGAACAGTTCTTGGGGAGTGTCTCATCTATCGTGTTGAAATCAGAGACTTGTTTCAAACCACGTCCTCGATTTCGACAGAATTGCCAGTCGAGTCCCAGGTCGTGATCGGTGAGCCGATTCCTCACCGAGGCAGCACCTCACAGGTCCACCTCGCCGAGGCGGGTCTCAGTCGAGTCCGAGATCCGCGGTCGTCAGCGCGGTCAGATACGGAATTCCCGTGGCTTCGACCCGTTCCTTGGCGCCGGTGTCGCGGTCCATGACCACGGCCACGGCGACCACCTCGGCGCCGGCTTCCTTGAGCGCGTCGACGGCGGTGAGCACGGAACCGCCCGTCGTCGAGGTGTCCTCGACGGCGATGACGCGCTTGCCGGCGACATCGGGGCCTTCGACCCGCCGGGACATGCCGTGCTTCTTCGCCTCCTTGCGGACGACGAAGGAGTCGAGCGGGGTGCCGCGCACGACCGAGCGGTGCATGACAGCGGTGCCGACAGGATCGGCACCCATGGTCAGACCGCCGACGGCGTCGACCTTGTCGAGCAGATCATGAGTCTCGAGCAGATCGAGGACGACATCGCCGACGAGCGGTGCCGAGCGGTGGTCGAGGGTGACCCGACGCAGATCGAGGTAGTAGTCAGCCTCCTTGCCGGAGGAGAGGGTCACTCTGCCGCGCACCACGGCGAGTTCGTCGATGAGGTCGAGCAGTTGTCGGCGAGTGTCAGCGCTGTCGGTCATGGACTCCAGTCTAATGGGCGGTCGGCGCGCGACCGTTCAGCACCGTCTCAGCGGCTGCCTCCGACGCAAATCGGCAACTCCGCGACCGAGGGCGCGCTGCGTGGAAGGAACCGAGGCGAAGCACTGCGTGAGGAACCCGTGCAGGGCTCGGCGTGAGGAACCCGTGCAGATCGCTGCATGAGGCTGCGTTCAGTGCTCCGCGTGAGGATCCGGTCGGCGCTGCGTCTGTAGAGATGTCATAAAGAATCAACGGGACTTGATGCTCACGGTGGGTCTCGGTTGTACAGTGGCAACAGCACCGTGCAACCCTGCCGGTCAACTGTCTCAGAAGGGACGTGAACAACATGGGTTTCATCGCATATCTCATCCTCGGACTCATCGCCGGAGCCATCGCCAAGGCGATCCTGCCCGGCAAACAGGGCGGCGGCTTCTTCGCCACGCTCATCCTCGGCGTCATCGGTGCCATGATCGGCGGCTGGCTCGGCGGCATGATCTTCGGCGCAGAGATGAATTCGTTCTTCTCGCTGTCGTCCTGGCTGTGTGCCATCGGCGGTTCGCTGATCGTACTCATCGTCTGGGGCCTCATCACCGGACGCTCGAAGTCCAAGGCCGCCTGAGCCGCGGCTCACTTCAGAGAACCGCTTCGGGCGGTGCCCCGGCTGCGCTCTGACACACCCGCAGCCGGCCCGTCGGCAACAGCACAGAAAAAGGTGGATAGCCCAGTTTCAAACATGGGCTATCCACCTTTTTCTGTGCCGTTCGCGTGCCGCGGCACGGACCGACCTCAGCGGCCGCGGCTGACGATGCGAACGTCGATGTCGATGTCCCCGACGGGCCCGTCCACCGCGGCCCGCAGGTCGACGGCGATGACGGCGAAGAGCTCATCGACGATCTCGGTCACAGGTCGGCTGTCATCGAGGTGCGCATCGATTCGGACATGGAAATCCTTGCCCGTTCGCCAGGCCTCGACCTGCAGCGGCTCCGACCCGGTCCGGCGCATCACTCGTGCGGCCGCATTGGCGATCATGTCGCGCAGCCCCGGCGCCAGCCCCGTGACGCCGTCGACTCCGGTGACGGATTCGGTCAGGCGGGCCGAGACGGCCGCCTCGTCGAACCCGGGGACGGTCTCGTTCTCAGCCATCGGCTTCTCAGTCATCGGCGGCCTCCTCGTCGACGAATACGTCCTCGACGGTGACGTCGATCCGCAGTGAGGGGATGCCCAGCTCGGCGGTCAGGGCACGGGCGACGCTGCGGCGGACCTCCTCGGCGGCGGGCACGAAGGCCGTCCCCGCACTCATCATCACGGTCAGGGTGACGTCGACGGCGCTGCCCTCCGGATCGCCGGTCGGGGTCGCGGTGACGCTGCGGGCGCGGATACCGGGCACGGCATCGACGGCCTCGCGGATGATGCCGCGCACCTCGGCCGTCGAGATCCGGAAGGGGTTGCCGCGTTCGGTCGTCAGCTTCGTGGCCGGCGCCAGAGCCGCGTCCTCGCGCACGATCTGGAGGATGCGTTCGCGCAGACCCACGGTTTCCTCGGGATCGGGTTCGAAGGCCTCCATGTATTCGTCGATGATGCCGCGCAGGTGGGCGTCCGTGGCGTCGACTGACTCGTCGCTCATACCCATCCTTCCATGCCCTCGGCGATGGCAGTCCGGGCGCGGTGGATGCGTCCGCGCACACTGCCTTCGCTGATACCCAAGGTCTCGGCGACCTCGGCGTAGCTGAGACC
Protein-coding regions in this window:
- the pyrE gene encoding orotate phosphoribosyltransferase, whose product is MTDSADTRRQLLDLIDELAVVRGRVTLSSGKEADYYLDLRRVTLDHRSAPLVGDVVLDLLETHDLLDKVDAVGGLTMGADPVGTAVMHRSVVRGTPLDSFVVRKEAKKHGMSRRVEGPDVAGKRVIAVEDTSTTGGSVLTAVDALKEAGAEVVAVAVVMDRDTGAKERVEATGIPYLTALTTADLGLD
- a CDS encoding ATP-binding cassette domain-containing protein, with product MLTLKEVSLRKGKRTYLDEVSFTAEAGRITAIVGTRSAGRTELVRIIMGLIAADEGAIELEDFELDFGDRQNFGYLPAERGGYPNMRVLDQIVYLARLHGITLGAAERNALTLLGHLELADRGYAPLKNLSGAEIARVDIAATLAADPDVVVIDDAFAGLDAASLRLVTSLLRAHASSGVPVILATDDWEAAQTFADDVIILNQGKVTASGSVDKLLGDPHYRVETTDTEAAASALTSRTGISDVTTAGREAVSFRANDARTAAAAVAELKNVKNFESVRPTLAEQYKEAL
- a CDS encoding acyl-CoA dehydrogenase family protein, which translates into the protein MDLELNDIQQELASTLNKYLRSEYDIAKREEILRSDEGISREKWQAFAEMGLLGLAIPESYGGADMTFNEVAVVAEAFGRSLVLEPFLATAVLGANAVLLGGSEEQKQAILPGVAEGQTFLALAALEPGLRYAVDAPQTQVSGADGSFTLTGEKTNVLGGDVADHFVVTATQNGELGLYLVAADAEGLTRVAQRQADGLGSANLKLDGAAAQRLDAADANAVLSEVLDLGNAAIMAEAVGALEASLTMTAEYLKTREQFGAPIGANQALQHRAADLYAELEYARSMALYSRLAVTSEVPGAEKDRHRDVIAAKIIVDRAARNISQESIQMHGGIGMTMEYPIGHYAKRLTVMTRTFDDSDSLTAELAELGGLIEPKAADLN
- a CDS encoding ABC transporter permease, yielding MARKDKDANDESPEPLVSKGTAGEGIDDLGLPVDDDVIDDETTAEEVDSDDEATVTGATQGSAASTKKATDAQDADESGATAGLDDVPFELAEDTPDSDELPETGLVSEFVDVGNRQAAWLVSNRESTTAMRSPYFLVTAAVIILGVLAAIISGIVADVQKDSGTPTMAMVGVGEQAQMYEQQLGVKITDAEDAPAAEKLVREGKVDAAFIQDPSGQGQPTIIALDKQPDALLEKLAPKTEATLLETPAVESDVATPLLWGMVALSLLVVATLGTALYQNLRLEKRNRITEIIAATIPPRASASGRITGMLTLIIVHLVAAAVVTELGLSLSGKTSLAFAMLPGLGWFALTLLLTAWSVFALLVWASTVVGNKARATFVTIIGVITVAGFFAPVIIGPTGTVAKVLSWTPFTSPLGIAGRSFAGQAEWWEGLVAAGIALVLAVILHALASGAYVRSVLSGGGRGGKTVKMSKRAQKVGAAASAKSAKTSDSTADESDDSAAAEDSDHSDDDVKNSGSTAESADDEDAKSADDSRDGK
- a CDS encoding alkaline shock response membrane anchor protein AmaP yields the protein MSDESVDATDAHLRGIIDEYMEAFEPDPEETVGLRERILQIVREDAALAPATKLTTERGNPFRISTAEVRGIIREAVDAVPGIRARSVTATPTGDPEGSAVDVTLTVMMSAGTAFVPAAEEVRRSVARALTAELGIPSLRIDVTVEDVFVDEEAADD
- a CDS encoding acyl-CoA dehydrogenase family protein translates to MDTLLNAEERDFAQQMRQFYRTEIPEELRFKVATGQELSKEDMVTSQRILNEHGYAVPNWPVEWGGQDWTPVQRHIWLEEMQLACVPQPLPFNVSMVGPVIATFGSQEIKERFLPATANIDIWWSQGFSEPNAGSDLASLKTTAVRQGDKYIVNGQKTWTTLGQYGDWIFNLVRTDPDVKKQAGISFLLIDMKTPGVTVRPIQLIDGGHEVNEVFFDNVEVPVENLVGEENKGWTYAKFLLGNERTGIARIGGSKVNLARAKAYAAVTKTARGTLLDDPLFSARLTKIEAELTALEMTQLRILSTQAAGSDKPDPRSSVLKLKGSQLQEDISELLVDVLGPQGLDFVSDRVQGQGLSDLPNGAVDALPGYFNTRKVTIYGGSSEVQRGIISKALLGL
- a CDS encoding GlsB/YeaQ/YmgE family stress response membrane protein; protein product: MGFIAYLILGLIAGAIAKAILPGKQGGGFFATLILGVIGAMIGGWLGGMIFGAEMNSFFSLSSWLCAIGGSLIVLIVWGLITGRSKSKAA
- a CDS encoding TrmH family RNA methyltransferase, with the protein product MTDRAEPQVGVGPWTGPWPVEEHFDPELLAEGDRRNVVDQYRYWKHDAIVADLDASRHDFHVGVENWQHDLNIGSVVRTANAFNAAAVHIVGRRRWNRRGAMVTDKYQHVIHHPSVDDLLSWCAENNVPLLGIDNFPDSVPLETYDLPRRCLLLFGQEGPGLSEEAHQASRDVLSIAQYGSTRSMNAAAAAAITMHSWIRRHVYDQPVN